A genome region from Leptodactylus fuscus isolate aLepFus1 chromosome 6, aLepFus1.hap2, whole genome shotgun sequence includes the following:
- the LOC142208577 gene encoding keratin, type I cytoskeletal 19-like, producing MSYSVRQTTTSSGSSGGLGLGVHGGGSSRMSGGSYRASSTHGGSGGKNISISTSRVLSSSGSGLGGGLGGGYGGLAGGAGGSFSSSYGYGGGFGGGFGGGFGGGFGGGEGLLGGGEKETMQNLNDRLASYLDKVRSLEKANTELEIKIREWYEKQAPSPDRDYSHFYKIIEELRSKILNATMGNASILLQIDNAKLAADDFRTKYETELTMRMNVEADINGLRRVLDELTLTRSDLEIQIESLKEELAYLKKNHEEEMNALRGQTGGHVNVEMDAAPAVDLTKVLSDMRDQYETMADKNRKEVEAWYFKQTEELNKQVASHSEQIQSSKTEITDLKRTLQSLEIELQTQLSMKGALEGTLAETEGRYCMQLSQIQEMISSVEAQLAELRSDMERQSYEYKMLMDVKTRLEQEIATYRRLLEGEDSHISYKETPQTIRQVRTVIQETVDGKVVSSSEKVHQAPY from the exons ATGTCATACAGTGTCAGACAGACCACTACATCCTCAGGATCCTCAGGTGGCCTGGGATTAGGTGTCCATGGTGGTGGCTCAAGCAGAATGTCTGGAGGAAGTTACAGGGCATCAAGCACCCATGGAGGCAGTGGAGGAAAGAATATCTCCATCTCCACCTCTAGGGTGCTTTCCTCTAGTGGTAGTGGTCTTGGAGGTGGGCTAGGTGGAGGATATGGTGGCCTAGCTGGTGGTGCAGGTGGTAGCTTTTCATCTAGCTATGGTTATGGAGGTGGATTTGGAGGTGGATTTGGAGGTGGATTTGGAGGTGGATTTGGTGGTGGAGAGGGTCTTCTAGGAGGAGGTGAGAAGGAGACTATGCAAAACCTGAATGACCGTCTGGCATCATACCTGGACAAAGTACGCTCCCTGGAGAAGGCCAACACTGAGCTGGAGATTAAGATCCGTGAATGGTATGAGAAGCAAGCACCAAGCCCAGACCGTGATTACAGCCATTTTTACAAGATCATTGAAGAGCTTCGCAGTAAG aTTCTCAATGCCACCATGGGCAATGCCAGCATTCTTCTCCAGATTGACAACGCCAAGCTGGCTGCTGATGACTTCAGGACCAA GTATGAAACTGAACTGACAATGCGTATGAATGTTGAGGCTGACATCAATGGACTCCGCAGAGTCTTGGATGAACTGACCCTTACTAGATCAGATCTGGAGATCCAGATTGAGAGCTTGAAGGAGGAGTTGGcatacctgaagaagaaccatGAGGAG GAAATGAATGCTCTCCGTGGACAAACTGGTGGCCATGTGAATGTAGAGATGGATGCTGCTCCAGCTGTTGACCTGACTAAGGTTTTGTCTGACATGAGAGACCAATATGAAACTATGGCTGATAAGAACCGTAAGGAAGTTGAGGCCTGGTACTTCAAACAG ACAGAGGAACTGAACAAACAAGTTGCAAGCCACAGTGAACAGATCCAGTCCAGCAAGACAGAAATAACCGACCTTAAACGTACCCTCCAAAGCCTAGAGATTGAACTTCAGACACAACTAAGCATG AAAGGGGCACTGGAAGGCACCTTGGCAGAGACCGAAGGCCGGTATTGTATGCAGCTCTCTCAGATACAGGAAATGATCAGCAGTGTGGAAGCTCAGCTTGCCGAATTAAGGTCAGATATGGAACGCCAGAGCTATGAGTACAAAATGCTCATGGATGTGAAGACCCGTCTGGAACAAGAAATTGCGACCTACAGACGTCTCCTGGAGGGTGAAGATTCCCA cATTTCATACAAAGAAA CCCCTCAAACCATACGCCAGGTCCGCACTGTTATTCAGGAAACGGTTGATGGAAAAGTGGTGTCATCATCGGAGAAGGTCCATCAAGCCCCCTACTAA